From a single Chlamydia muridarum str. Nigg genomic region:
- a CDS encoding YceD family protein — translation MKKDDNIKFYLHRLKFPGDREEIHASVAPQVFFDFGEGGVCSPVEIQGSLERVDGEQWFLSLEISTTLSLRCRICDSPVEYPVRGVIIQQLIHCFDEKSGVFDCRDLIRDELLLEGDRFQECRLEGCPEREFIKNFLSKENY, via the coding sequence TTGAAAAAGGACGATAATATAAAATTTTATCTTCATCGATTGAAATTCCCTGGGGATAGAGAGGAAATTCATGCTTCTGTTGCTCCCCAGGTATTTTTCGACTTTGGAGAGGGAGGGGTTTGCTCTCCTGTCGAAATACAAGGAAGTTTAGAAAGAGTAGACGGAGAGCAGTGGTTTTTGTCTTTAGAAATTTCTACGACGCTTTCTCTTCGTTGTCGAATTTGTGATTCTCCAGTTGAATATCCAGTGCGTGGTGTTATCATTCAGCAATTAATTCATTGTTTCGATGAAAAGTCGGGAGTATTTGATTGTCGGGATTTGATTCGTGATGAGTTGTTGCTAGAAGGGGACCGATTTCAAGAGTGCAGGTTAGAGGGTTGTCCTGAGAGAGAGTTTATTAAAAATTTTTTGAGTAAAGAAAACTACTAG
- the rpmF gene encoding 50S ribosomal protein L32 — MAVPRNRHSNARKNIRRSHHAKKACSGAVCNNCKQVFIPHTVCASCGFYKGKAVVTVEK, encoded by the coding sequence ATGGCAGTACCACGTAATCGTCATAGCAATGCTAGAAAGAACATCCGCAGAAGTCACCATGCAAAGAAAGCATGCTCTGGTGCGGTGTGCAATAATTGTAAGCAAGTTTTTATTCCTCACACAGTTTGTGCCTCTTGTGGTTTTTATAAAGGCAAAGCTGTTGTTACAGTTGAGAAGTAA
- the plsX gene encoding phosphate acyltransferase PlsX: MKVRLGVDMMGGDHDPLVVWEALEEVLLSLDGQPVEFSVFATPDVHQQLTHSPLSRSVQMIASESFVSMEDSVLAAVRKKRSSMALGLDSLQRGELDGFISAGNTAALVTLARAKIPMIPAVPRPALLVSVPTLSGFAVILDVGATVAVNPEEMVGFARMGLAYRQSLSSSDQSFTLGLLNIGSEERKGTDSHKHTFRMLRDVFGSAFLGNVESGDVFSGKVDIVVTDGFTGNVFLKTAEGLFDFLRHILGDHLEKTIKTRFDYTIYPGSIISGLSRLVIKCHGKSRETALFGGISGAVDLARSNVCGRIAAKFGLEEA, from the coding sequence ATGAAAGTGCGTCTGGGCGTAGATATGATGGGGGGAGATCATGATCCTCTTGTTGTTTGGGAAGCACTAGAAGAAGTTCTTCTTTCGTTAGATGGGCAGCCAGTAGAGTTTTCGGTTTTTGCTACGCCCGATGTTCACCAGCAGTTAACTCATTCTCCTTTGTCTCGTTCTGTTCAGATGATAGCCTCTGAAAGTTTCGTGTCGATGGAAGATTCTGTGTTAGCTGCAGTTCGCAAAAAACGATCTTCTATGGCTTTAGGGCTGGATTCTCTACAGCGGGGGGAGCTCGATGGCTTTATTTCTGCAGGCAACACAGCTGCGTTGGTAACGCTTGCTCGTGCTAAAATACCTATGATTCCTGCTGTTCCTAGACCGGCATTATTGGTCTCTGTCCCCACTCTTTCTGGTTTTGCTGTTATTTTAGATGTTGGTGCTACTGTTGCTGTTAATCCTGAGGAGATGGTGGGATTTGCTCGTATGGGGCTTGCTTATCGTCAGTCCTTATCCTCTAGTGATCAATCTTTTACCCTCGGTCTGCTCAATATCGGTTCAGAGGAGCGCAAAGGAACAGATTCCCACAAACATACTTTTCGTATGCTTCGGGATGTTTTTGGTAGTGCGTTTTTAGGTAACGTAGAAAGCGGAGACGTTTTCAGCGGTAAAGTAGACATTGTGGTTACAGATGGGTTTACGGGAAATGTATTCTTAAAAACCGCGGAAGGATTGTTTGATTTTTTACGTCATATTCTAGGAGATCATCTAGAAAAAACAATTAAAACGCGGTTTGATTACACAATCTATCCCGGCTCTATTATCAGTGGTTTGTCTAGGCTTGTTATTAAATGTCATGGTAAGTCTCGTGAGACAGCCTTGTTTGGAGGAATCTCCGGAGCAGTGGATTTAGCTCGCTCAAATGTTTGCGGCCGTATTGCAGCAAAATTTGGTCTTGAAGAAGCTTAG
- a CDS encoding Rne/Rng family ribonuclease produces MENDILLNIESKEIRYAHLKNGQLFDLIIERKKIRQLKGNIYRGRVTNILRNIQSAFINIDERENGFIHISDVLENSKKFEQMFDIDADSDQSEPLSEETSEAPIEELLKLDSPVLVQVVKEPIGTKGARLTSNISIPGRYLVLLPNSPHRGVSRKIEDPLMRDQLKQLIRSFEMPQNMGLICRTASISASTEALINEAQDLLNTWQSILEKFYSPDHPSLLYEETDILKKAVMTCVDKSYKRLLIDDYATYQKCKRLLSKYSPDTAVKIEYYRDSVPMFERFNIEKEIDRATKRKIWLSSGGYLFFDKTEAMHTIDVNSGRSTQLESGVEETLVQINLEAAEEIARQLRLRNIGGLVIIDFIDMKSRKNQRRVLERLKEHMKYDAARCTILSMSEFGLVEMTRQRNRESLMQTLFTTCPYCNGNAIIKTSESILIEIERDLKKIIKHKEHTHLCLVVHPEIAHYMKQEQDDVELVRLAKQLKAKLQINTSDSIHLNHYQFFSLITGEGIEL; encoded by the coding sequence ATGGAAAACGATATCTTACTAAACATAGAGTCTAAAGAGATTCGTTACGCGCATTTAAAAAATGGCCAATTGTTTGATCTAATCATTGAAAGAAAAAAGATCCGCCAGTTGAAAGGGAATATATATAGAGGTCGCGTAACTAATATTTTACGAAACATTCAATCCGCCTTCATCAACATAGATGAGCGAGAGAATGGCTTTATCCACATTTCGGATGTATTAGAAAATTCTAAAAAATTCGAACAGATGTTCGACATAGATGCGGATTCCGATCAATCCGAACCGCTGTCAGAAGAAACATCAGAAGCCCCTATTGAAGAACTTCTTAAGCTGGATAGCCCTGTACTCGTGCAGGTGGTTAAAGAACCTATAGGCACGAAAGGAGCTCGATTAACTTCTAATATTTCAATCCCAGGACGCTACTTGGTTCTTCTACCAAATTCCCCTCACCGAGGAGTTTCTCGTAAAATTGAAGATCCTTTAATGCGAGATCAACTTAAACAGTTAATTCGATCATTTGAAATGCCTCAAAATATGGGGCTGATCTGCCGAACCGCCAGCATTTCCGCTTCAACAGAAGCACTTATCAATGAAGCTCAAGATCTGCTGAATACGTGGCAAAGTATTTTAGAAAAATTTTATTCTCCAGATCATCCGTCGCTTCTTTATGAAGAAACAGACATTCTAAAAAAAGCGGTAATGACTTGCGTAGATAAAAGTTATAAACGCTTGTTAATAGATGACTATGCCACTTATCAAAAGTGCAAACGTTTATTGAGTAAATATTCCCCAGATACAGCTGTTAAGATCGAATATTATCGTGATTCCGTTCCCATGTTTGAACGTTTCAACATTGAGAAGGAAATTGATCGCGCTACGAAACGGAAAATATGGCTTTCTAGTGGGGGATACCTCTTTTTCGATAAAACAGAGGCTATGCACACAATTGATGTGAATTCAGGACGAAGTACACAACTCGAAAGTGGAGTTGAAGAGACTCTTGTCCAAATCAATCTAGAAGCCGCAGAAGAGATTGCTAGACAGCTCCGATTGCGAAACATTGGCGGACTTGTCATTATAGACTTTATCGACATGAAATCGCGTAAAAATCAGCGACGTGTGTTAGAAAGACTAAAAGAACATATGAAATATGACGCGGCACGCTGTACAATTTTAAGCATGAGCGAATTTGGTTTAGTAGAAATGACTCGACAAAGAAATCGTGAGTCATTGATGCAAACCCTATTTACAACTTGCCCCTATTGCAATGGGAATGCCATTATCAAAACCTCTGAGAGTATCCTTATAGAAATCGAACGTGATTTAAAGAAAATCATTAAGCATAAGGAACATACTCATTTGTGTTTAGTCGTTCACCCGGAAATTGCTCACTATATGAAACAAGAGCAAGATGATGTCGAATTAGTCCGCTTAGCTAAACAATTGAAAGCTAAGCTACAGATCAATACGTCTGATTCTATCCATCTTAACCACTATCAATTTTTCTCATTAATCACAGGAGAAGGAATTGAGCTATAA